The following nucleotide sequence is from Amia ocellicauda isolate fAmiCal2 chromosome 14, fAmiCal2.hap1, whole genome shotgun sequence.
AAACCGAccagcacaaaacaaaataaacaaaggaaatgtgcattttgaacaTTTGTACAATAAACAAAGACGTATGCAAGTTAAAGGTCTTATGTTTATTTCAGTGCAGCATCAGAGTGTGCATAAACGCAATGTCTGAGCAATAAGTACTTGGCAAAGTTTGTAGTTAGTGAAGGGGAAGgtctgtgctcctctctctctcactttcccCCTCTTCCCCTATCTCTGAGGTGTCCATCTAGCCATGcctcctctccctttctcccctGCAGTGCCGACGGCATGTACGAGGTGTCCTTCTACTCGAACGCGGTGGTGTCGCACGACGGCAGCGTCTTCTGGCTCCCGCCCGCCATCTACAAGAGCGCCTGCAAGATCGAGGTCAAGCACTTCCCCTTCGACCAGCAGAACTGCACGCTGCGCTTCCGCTCCTGGACCTATGACCGGGGCGAGATTGACCTGGTGCTGAAGACCGACGTGGCCAGCATGGACGACTTCACGCCCAGCGGCGAGTGGGACATCATCGCCCTGCCCGGCCGGCGCAACGAGAACCCGGCCGACTCGGGCTACGTGGACATCACCTACGACTTCATCATCCGCCGCAAGCCGCTCTTCTACACCATCAACCTGATCATCCCCTGCGTGCTCATCACCTCGCTGGCCATCCTGGTCTTCTACCTGCCCTCGGACTGCGGTGAGAAGATGACGCTGTGCATCTCCGTGCTGCTGGCACTCACCGTCTTCCTGCTGCTGATCTCCAAGATCGTGCCGCCCACCTCGCTGGACGTGCCCCTGGTGGGCAAGTACCTGATGTTCACCATGGTGCTGGTGACCTTCTCCATCGTCACCAGCGTGTGTGTGCTCAACGTGCACCACCGCTCGCCCACCACGCACACCATGCCCCCCTGGGTCAAGCTGGTGTTCCTGGACAAGCTGCCCACCCTGCTCTTCATGCGCCAACCGCAGGGCAACTGCGCCCGCCAGCGGCTGAGGCAGCGCCGGAGGGGGCGGGAGCAGCGGGAGGGCCGAGGGGGGCCGCCGGGGGGCCTGGGCGACGTGCCGGGCGGGCATTTCCGGGACGAGGCCTGCAGCACCTGCTTCGTGAACCGCGCCACTGTGCGGCAGTTCGCCGGTGAGGGCGGGGCGGACGCACTGAATGGCCTACGGAACAACAACAAGAGCGCGGTCAACAACTCGGGTGCCGGTGCCTCctccctgcccctgcccctgcacCACCACTCCCCCTCCTGCGCCGCTGCCCCGCCGCCACCCCCTCCCCCGGGCCCCGGCTCCTCCTCGACCTCCTGCGCCGCCGCACCCCCCCCCGCTGCCGTGCTGCTGCGCCAGGCCTGCCCCGGGCTGGAGGAGGCGGTGGAGGGCGTGCGCTTCATCGCCAACCACATGAAGAGCGAGGACGACGACCAGAGCGTGAGTCACGGGGCGGAAGGGCTGGCGGGGGCTGAGGGTATTTGTTGTGGGGGGCCAGAGGGGAGAGGAGTAACTGGGGGCTGGGGGTGTCTGGAGGGATGGGGTTGGGGAATCCGGGACAGAGGCTGACAGGGGATGgggtaactgtgtgtgtgtgtgtgtgtgtgtgcgtcagtgtatcagtgtgtgtgtgtttcaatgCATCTGCGTgtggttcagtgtgtgtgtgtgtgcgtctcagtaagtgtgtgtgacaatgtgtcagtatgtgtgtatgcctgtgtgtcagtatgtgtgaGTCAGCCTGTGCCAGTATGtcagtttgtgtcagtgtgtgttagtgtgtcagtatgtgtgtgtgtcattatgTGTGTCAGCATGTGTGTTtcggtgtgtgtgttggtgtgtgacCCCTTGCTCTCTGCTGCAGGTGAGCGAGGACTGGAAGTACGTTGCGATGGTGATCGACCGGCTGTTCCTGTGGATCTTTGTGTTCGTGTGCGTGTTCGGCACCGTCGGCATGTTCCTGCAGCCGCTGTTCCAGAACTACACCGCCAAGACCATCGTCCACAGCCCCGAGTGACCAATCCCAGGGCTCCTCCCGGCCCCGCCCCCTCCTACTCCGCCGCCCCTCCTACCAGAATGACAGGAACGAGggccaatcacacacacatccccaCACCCCTCCTCACCACTTTTCCACCACTGAAGAAGAGAAACGGCACAGTCCAATCAGGACCAAGGAAACTGTGATGGCTGCGTCTGACTGGATTGAGACATTCACCAATCAGAAGCAAAGGACAAAGCGTTGCCAGGCGGCTGTGACCAGCCAATCGGAATACAGAGGGTACCCTATACACAGGAGGAGGGGGCGGGGCCGACAGCAGCCAATAGAGTCCTAGAGGAGGAAGGACCGCggaatctgagagagagagagcgagccaGCGTGTGTGAGGAAGCTTGCAGGGGGGTCCTTTTATATCTCTTTTCCATTCCagtctgctctctctctgttctttTGGGGTATGGATGGGGGGATGGGTCTTctttgcccctctctctctttcctctgtgctgtacaaactgcactgcactgcccaGCTCCCTCCCAGTCACACACACTGGGACCGGCGGTCAATTTGGGGTATTTTGGTTGCCGTCCCAATACTTTTGTCCACagtgtgtattgttttttttaatgtcttatttttttctttaaccctCTCCCTCCACTTTTCTTTATACCTTTTCACCAAACCTGTCCCTTTACCCCTCTCATCTTTCTAcccctttccctccctccctccctccctccctccctccctccatctttcTTACCATGAATGTCCAACTCTAGTGTACATCTGCTGTTCAGTGAGGTTTCCTTCTTTCCAAACGGCTTACACGAcaataaaagtttaaaaatagcgactgttgtgtgtgattgtgtctgTGTTTCCACTCCTCCACTCCAGACAGACTGACTTACACACTGAGTGACTCTCAGGGCTCCTATAATTAATAGACAAGATGGAGCTGCAGTGTCTGATGTCCTGATGTTCAGAGGCTGTGATGTTCCGCTGCTCCCACTGTGGCGCCACAGCTGGGACACATCTGGATCCCAGCGTCTTGCCCGCGGTTCACTTCACACCCTGCTGCTTTATTAGGCCGCCTGACACAGAGAATtcacttcttcttcttcttcttcttccgtTCATCACCGACTCCTCCCTCAGTTCTCTGGCAACACAGTGATTCACCACAATACCCAGCACCTGTGTTTCTTATATAGCTATGATCAATAATGATTGATACTATAAAAATCCCACTGACAACAAGGCTCTCCTCACGCAGACTAAGAGACCTTTTTGTTTGCTGGAAACcttgctggactggactgtgtctctgtaggaccagggctgagaccctgctggactggactgtgtctctgcaggaccagggctgagaccctgctggactggactgtgtctctgcaggaccagggctgagaccctgctggactggactgtgtctctgcaggaccagggctgagaccctgc
It contains:
- the chrnb2 gene encoding neuronal acetylcholine receptor subunit beta-2, with the protein product MVRAALWLALGLAAAVHSSLAADTEERLVEHLLNPAHYNKLIRPATNGSELVTVQLMVSLAQLISVHEREQIMTTNVWLTQEWQDYRLTWVPEEFDGMVKVRLPSKHIWLPDVVLYNNADGMYEVSFYSNAVVSHDGSVFWLPPAIYKSACKIEVKHFPFDQQNCTLRFRSWTYDRGEIDLVLKTDVASMDDFTPSGEWDIIALPGRRNENPADSGYVDITYDFIIRRKPLFYTINLIIPCVLITSLAILVFYLPSDCGEKMTLCISVLLALTVFLLLISKIVPPTSLDVPLVGKYLMFTMVLVTFSIVTSVCVLNVHHRSPTTHTMPPWVKLVFLDKLPTLLFMRQPQGNCARQRLRQRRRGREQREGRGGPPGGLGDVPGGHFRDEACSTCFVNRATVRQFAGEGGADALNGLRNNNKSAVNNSGAGASSLPLPLHHHSPSCAAAPPPPPPPGPGSSSTSCAAAPPPAAVLLRQACPGLEEAVEGVRFIANHMKSEDDDQSVSEDWKYVAMVIDRLFLWIFVFVCVFGTVGMFLQPLFQNYTAKTIVHSPE